Proteins encoded in a region of the Mycobacterium branderi genome:
- the yidC gene encoding membrane protein insertase YidC: MWLWYKAFGFLLGPSSFFTWALSVMFLVFTLRAILYKPFVRQIRTTRQMQELQPQIKALQKKYGKDRQRMALEMQKLQREHGFNPILGCLPMLAQIPVFLGLYHVLRSFNRTTGGFGQPHMSVAENRATGNYVFSPTDVAHFLDANLFGAPIGAFMTQRTGLDAFTEFSRPAVIAVGVPVMILAGIATYFNSRASVARQSPEAAANPQTAMMNKLALYVFPLGVVVGGPFLPLAIILYWFSNNIWTFGQQHYVFGMIEKEEEAKKREALERRAANAPAPGAKPKRTQKASGGNGASTPAGQPGAPNAEPDGQATAPAASKANPADRTPRPGARPKKRKR, encoded by the coding sequence ATGTGGTTGTGGTACAAGGCATTTGGCTTCCTGCTGGGACCCTCGAGCTTCTTCACCTGGGCGCTGTCGGTGATGTTCCTGGTGTTCACGCTGCGGGCCATCCTCTACAAGCCATTCGTTCGTCAGATCCGCACCACTCGCCAGATGCAGGAGTTGCAGCCGCAGATCAAGGCGCTGCAGAAGAAGTACGGTAAGGATCGCCAGCGGATGGCGCTGGAGATGCAAAAGCTTCAGCGCGAGCACGGCTTCAACCCAATCTTGGGATGCCTGCCGATGCTGGCGCAGATCCCGGTATTTCTGGGGCTCTACCACGTGTTGCGGTCGTTCAACCGCACAACGGGTGGGTTCGGGCAGCCGCACATGTCGGTCGCCGAGAACCGTGCTACGGGAAACTACGTGTTCAGTCCGACCGATGTGGCGCACTTCCTGGATGCGAACCTGTTCGGCGCACCCATCGGCGCGTTCATGACTCAGCGCACGGGATTGGACGCGTTCACAGAGTTCAGCCGCCCAGCCGTGATCGCCGTCGGCGTGCCGGTGATGATCCTGGCGGGCATCGCGACCTACTTCAACAGTCGGGCCTCGGTTGCTCGGCAAAGCCCCGAGGCGGCCGCCAACCCGCAGACCGCGATGATGAACAAGCTTGCGCTGTATGTATTTCCGCTCGGCGTGGTGGTCGGCGGCCCGTTCCTACCGTTGGCGATCATCTTGTACTGGTTCTCCAACAACATCTGGACCTTCGGTCAGCAGCACTACGTGTTCGGCATGATCGAGAAAGAAGAAGAGGCCAAGAAACGCGAAGCGCTGGAACGTCGCGCCGCCAATGCACCGGCCCCCGGTGCCAAGCCGAAACGCACACAGAAGGCGTCGGGAGGAAACGGGGCGTCGACGCCGGCGGGCCAGCCCGGCGCGCCAAACGCCGAACCGGATGGTCAGGCCACGGCGCCGGCGGCGTCGAAGGCCAATCCGGCCGACCGGACGCCGCGCCCCGGGGCAAGGCCGAAAAAACGTAAACGGTGA
- the yidD gene encoding membrane protein insertion efficiency factor YidD, whose amino-acid sequence MTGRWARTAGAAAARAIVFVIQLYRHMVSPLRPATCRFMPTCSQYAVDALTEYGLVRGSWLAAVRLAKCGPWHRGGWDPIPERGAAPAGVPEVWDPPAERGEIESVV is encoded by the coding sequence ATGACTGGGAGATGGGCGCGCACCGCTGGGGCAGCCGCGGCGCGCGCCATCGTTTTTGTGATCCAGCTATACCGCCACATGGTGTCGCCGCTGCGGCCGGCAACGTGTCGGTTCATGCCGACCTGTAGTCAGTACGCGGTGGATGCGCTGACCGAGTACGGGTTGGTGCGCGGCAGCTGGCTGGCCGCGGTCCGGCTGGCCAAGTGCGGTCCGTGGCATCGGGGAGGATGGGATCCGATACCGGAGCGCGGGGCGGCGCCGGCCGGCGTGCCAGAGGTCTGGGACCCCCCAGCCGAGCGAGGGGAGATCGAGTCCGTTGTTTGA
- the rnpA gene encoding ribonuclease P protein component encodes MLSAQNRMTRSTDFDATVKHGLRVTQPDLVIHARRGEQASPPKVGLIISKSVGSAVERHRVARRLRHVARSVLPELDSDHVVIRALPSSRGAASARLERQLRAGLRRIRQLMGPRG; translated from the coding sequence GTGCTTTCCGCGCAGAACCGCATGACGCGGTCGACCGACTTCGATGCGACGGTCAAGCATGGGCTGCGGGTGACGCAGCCGGATCTCGTCATCCATGCCCGCCGCGGTGAGCAGGCGTCGCCGCCGAAGGTCGGGTTGATCATTTCGAAGTCAGTCGGCTCCGCCGTAGAGCGGCACCGAGTGGCCCGCCGGCTGCGACATGTGGCGCGGTCGGTGTTGCCGGAACTGGATTCCGATCACGTGGTGATCCGGGCACTGCCGAGCAGTCGCGGCGCGGCTTCGGCCCGCCTGGAGCGACAGTTGCGTGCCGGACTGCGGCGGATCCGCCAGCTGATGGGACCACGAGGATGA
- the rpmH gene encoding 50S ribosomal protein L34 → MAKGKRTFQPNNRRQARVHGFRLRMRTRAGRAIVSNRRRKGRRSLTA, encoded by the coding sequence GTGGCGAAGGGCAAGCGGACCTTCCAGCCGAACAACCGGCGCCAAGCCCGCGTCCACGGTTTTCGGCTGCGGATGCGCACACGGGCGGGACGGGCGATCGTGTCCAACCGGCGTCGTAAAGGGCGCCGTTCACTCACTGCTTGA
- the dnaA gene encoding chromosomal replication initiator protein DnaA translates to MTDDPSSSFATVWNAVVSELNGETNGDGNPNNGEQYVAPLTPQQRAWLNLVQPLTIAEGFALLSVPSSFVQNEIERHLRTHITDALSRRLGHQIELGVRIAPPPADGADTDNSPSPDETPADADEVDEDREALASAHESWPTYFTERPHSNDAATAGGTSLNRRYTFDTFVIGASNRFAHAAALAIAEAPARAYNPLFIWGESGLGKTHLLHAAGNYAQRLFPGMRVKYVSTEEFTNDFINSLRDDRKVAFKRSYRDVDVLLVDDIQFIEGKEGIQEEFFHTFNTLHNANKQIVISSDRPPKQLATLEDRLRTRFEWGLITDVQPPELETRIAILRKKAQMERLAVPDEVLELIASSIERNIRELEGALIRVTAFASLNKTPIDKALAEIVLRDLIADASTMQISAATIMAATAEYFDTTVEELRGPGKTRALAQSRQIAMYLCRELTDLSLPKIGQAFGRDHTTVMYAERKVRGEMAERREVFDHVKELTTRIRQRSKR, encoded by the coding sequence TTGACCGATGATCCCAGTTCAAGCTTCGCGACAGTGTGGAACGCGGTCGTCTCCGAACTCAACGGCGAGACGAACGGCGACGGTAACCCGAACAACGGCGAACAATACGTCGCGCCACTGACTCCCCAGCAAAGAGCCTGGTTGAACCTGGTTCAGCCCCTGACGATCGCCGAGGGGTTTGCTCTGCTGTCGGTGCCCAGCAGCTTCGTCCAAAACGAGATCGAGCGTCATTTGCGCACCCACATCACCGACGCGCTGAGCCGTCGACTCGGCCACCAGATCGAACTCGGCGTCCGCATCGCGCCTCCGCCCGCCGACGGGGCCGACACCGACAACAGCCCGTCTCCCGACGAAACCCCGGCCGACGCCGACGAGGTCGACGAAGACCGCGAGGCGCTCGCGAGCGCCCACGAAAGCTGGCCGACCTACTTCACGGAACGCCCCCACAGCAACGACGCGGCAACCGCCGGCGGCACCAGTCTCAACCGCCGGTACACGTTTGACACCTTCGTGATCGGCGCTTCGAATCGGTTCGCTCACGCCGCCGCGCTGGCGATTGCTGAGGCGCCGGCCCGGGCGTATAACCCGCTATTCATCTGGGGCGAGTCCGGGCTGGGCAAGACTCACCTTTTGCACGCAGCCGGAAACTACGCGCAACGCCTGTTTCCCGGAATGCGGGTCAAGTACGTCTCGACCGAAGAATTCACCAACGACTTCATCAACTCTCTGCGCGACGACCGCAAGGTCGCGTTCAAACGCAGCTACCGCGACGTGGACGTACTGCTGGTCGACGACATCCAGTTCATCGAGGGCAAAGAGGGCATCCAGGAAGAGTTCTTCCACACCTTCAATACGCTGCACAACGCCAACAAGCAGATCGTGATCTCCTCCGACCGCCCGCCCAAGCAACTGGCCACCCTCGAAGACCGGCTGCGAACCCGCTTCGAGTGGGGGCTCATTACCGACGTGCAGCCTCCCGAACTGGAAACGCGCATCGCGATCCTGCGTAAAAAAGCACAGATGGAACGCCTTGCCGTTCCCGACGAAGTTCTCGAGCTCATCGCGAGCAGCATCGAGCGCAACATCCGCGAACTCGAGGGTGCGCTGATCCGGGTAACGGCCTTCGCCTCGCTGAACAAAACGCCGATCGACAAGGCCCTGGCCGAAATTGTGTTGCGCGACCTCATCGCCGACGCCAGCACCATGCAAATCAGCGCGGCGACCATCATGGCGGCCACCGCCGAATACTTCGACACCACCGTCGAAGAACTCCGCGGGCCCGGTAAGACCCGCGCCCTGGCGCAATCCCGCCAGATCGCCATGTATCTCTGTCGTGAACTGACTGACCTGTCGCTACCGAAAATCGGGCAGGCATTCGGCCGTGACCACACCACCGTCATGTATGCCGAGCGCAAGGTCCGCGGCGAAATGGCCGAGCGTCGCGAAGTCTTCGATCACGTCAAGGAGCTGACGACCCGGATTCGGCAGCGCTCCAAGCGCTGA
- the dnaN gene encoding DNA polymerase III subunit beta has product MDVATTKVGLTDLKFRLVREDFADAVAWVARNLPTRPTVPVLAGVLLTGSDDGLTISGFDYEVSAEVRLAAEIASPGTVLVSGRLLSDITRALPDKPVDVHVDGTRVSLTCGSARFSLPTMAVEDYPTLPALPEETGALSADLFAEAISQVAVAAGRDDTLPMLTGIRVEISGETVVLAATDRFRLAVRELTWSAASPDIEAAVLVPAKTLAEAAKTGTDGSEVRLSLGAGSAVGKDGLLGISGNGKRSTTRLLDAEFPKFRQLLPTEHTAVATIGVAELTEAIKRVALVADRGAQVRMEFSDDVLRLSAGADDVGRAEEDLPVEFAGEPLTIAFNPTYLTDGLGSLHSEKVSFGFTTPSRPAVLRPTSEDDAQPTESGPYPAVATDYVYLLMPVRLPG; this is encoded by the coding sequence ATGGACGTGGCGACGACCAAGGTCGGCTTGACTGACTTGAAATTCCGCTTGGTGCGTGAAGACTTCGCCGATGCCGTCGCGTGGGTGGCGAGGAATCTGCCCACCAGACCAACGGTGCCGGTCCTGGCCGGCGTGCTGCTGACAGGTTCCGACGACGGGCTGACCATTTCGGGATTCGATTACGAGGTGTCCGCCGAGGTGCGGCTTGCTGCCGAAATCGCTTCGCCTGGAACGGTTTTGGTATCTGGTCGGTTGCTGTCGGACATCACCCGCGCGCTGCCGGACAAACCGGTCGACGTCCACGTCGACGGCACCCGGGTGTCACTGACCTGCGGAAGTGCTCGCTTCTCGCTGCCGACGATGGCCGTCGAGGACTACCCCACACTGCCGGCACTTCCCGAGGAGACCGGTGCGTTGTCGGCCGACTTGTTCGCTGAGGCGATCAGCCAGGTTGCCGTCGCGGCCGGGCGCGACGACACCCTGCCGATGTTGACCGGCATTCGGGTGGAGATTTCCGGTGAGACGGTGGTGCTGGCCGCGACCGACCGTTTCCGGCTGGCGGTGCGCGAGCTCACCTGGTCGGCGGCGTCCCCAGACATCGAGGCCGCGGTGCTGGTGCCGGCAAAAACCTTGGCGGAGGCCGCCAAGACCGGCACCGACGGCTCGGAGGTGCGGTTGTCGTTGGGTGCGGGGTCCGCAGTGGGCAAGGACGGGTTGTTGGGTATCAGCGGCAACGGGAAGCGCAGCACGACACGTCTTCTCGACGCAGAATTTCCGAAGTTCCGTCAGCTGCTGCCGACCGAACACACCGCGGTGGCAACCATTGGTGTGGCCGAATTGACCGAGGCGATCAAGCGTGTGGCGCTGGTGGCCGACCGGGGCGCGCAGGTGCGGATGGAATTCTCCGACGACGTGTTGCGGCTTTCCGCGGGCGCCGACGACGTCGGCCGCGCCGAAGAGGATCTGCCGGTCGAATTCGCGGGCGAACCGCTGACGATCGCGTTCAACCCCACCTACCTGACCGACGGTCTGGGATCGCTGCATTCGGAGAAGGTGTCGTTCGGGTTCACCACGCCCAGCCGGCCGGCGGTGCTGCGTCCGACATCCGAAGACGACGCGCAGCCCACCGAGAGCGGTCCCTACCCCGCCGTCGCGACCGACTACGTCTATTTGTTGATGCCGGTCCGGTTGCCCGGTTAG
- the recF gene encoding DNA replication/repair protein RecF (All proteins in this family for which functions are known are DNA-binding proteins that assist the filamentation of RecA onto DNA for the initiation of recombination or recombinational repair.): MYVRHLGLRDFRSWAHADLELAPGRTVFIGPNGYGKTNLVEALWYSSTLSSHRVATDAPLIRVGAPRAVVSTIVVNEGRECAVDLEITSGRANKARLNRSPVRSAREVVGVLRAVLFAPEDLALVRGDPADRRRYLDDLATLRRPRTAAIRADYDKVLRQRTALLKTAAGGRFRGDRGVLDTLDVWDGHLAAHGAELMMARMGLVNELAPEVVKAYAVLAPGSRTASIGYRASIDVSSEDADVEFLEAALLAEMARRRDAELERGVCLVGPHRDDLELRLGDQAAKGFASHGESWSMALALRLAAYELLRAEGGDPVLLLDDVFAELDAARRQALATAAASAEQVLVTAAVADDVPRDWDATQVMIALREDDSGRVSVVQT; this comes from the coding sequence GTGTACGTCCGTCACCTTGGGCTACGAGATTTCCGGTCGTGGGCGCACGCCGATTTGGAGCTGGCGCCGGGGCGCACCGTGTTCATCGGACCGAACGGCTACGGCAAGACGAATCTGGTTGAGGCTCTGTGGTATTCATCGACGCTGAGCTCACACCGGGTGGCCACGGATGCGCCGTTGATCCGGGTCGGCGCACCGCGGGCGGTGGTTTCTACGATCGTGGTCAACGAGGGTCGGGAATGCGCCGTCGACCTGGAGATCACCAGTGGGCGGGCGAACAAGGCCCGGCTGAACCGCTCCCCGGTGCGCAGCGCCCGTGAAGTGGTCGGCGTGCTGCGTGCCGTGTTGTTCGCGCCCGAGGATCTGGCGTTGGTCCGCGGAGATCCCGCCGACCGGCGCCGCTACCTCGACGACCTGGCCACGCTTCGACGGCCACGAACCGCGGCGATTCGGGCCGACTACGACAAAGTGCTGCGTCAGCGCACGGCGTTGCTCAAGACGGCGGCCGGAGGTCGGTTCCGGGGCGACCGCGGTGTGCTGGACACGCTGGACGTCTGGGACGGCCACTTGGCAGCCCACGGCGCCGAGTTGATGATGGCGCGGATGGGGTTGGTCAACGAATTGGCCCCAGAGGTGGTCAAGGCGTACGCCGTGTTGGCGCCGGGGTCGCGGACCGCATCGATCGGTTATCGCGCCAGCATCGACGTGTCGAGCGAGGATGCGGACGTGGAGTTCCTGGAAGCTGCGCTGTTGGCCGAGATGGCACGCCGACGCGACGCCGAACTGGAGCGAGGCGTGTGTCTGGTCGGCCCCCACCGAGACGATCTGGAATTACGCCTCGGCGATCAAGCCGCGAAAGGCTTTGCCAGCCATGGTGAATCGTGGTCAATGGCATTGGCGCTGCGCCTGGCGGCCTACGAATTGCTCCGCGCCGAGGGAGGTGATCCGGTGCTCTTGCTCGACGATGTGTTCGCCGAACTCGACGCGGCCCGCCGCCAAGCGCTCGCCACGGCTGCGGCGTCGGCCGAACAGGTCCTGGTGACCGCCGCGGTTGCTGACGACGTTCCCCGCGATTGGGACGCCACGCAGGTGATGATCGCGCTGCGCGAAGACGACAGCGGTCGGGTATCGGTGGTGCAGACATGA
- a CDS encoding DUF721 family protein, with protein sequence MRDDEAMDLVRRTLEEARGAARSQGKDVGRGRRLLPPGRRVAGTSGRRRWSGPGPDHRDPQPLGTAAREVAKKHGWSLRVAEGAVFGQWPSVVGQQIAEHATPTGLRDGVLSVAAESTAWATQLRIMQSQLIAKIAAEVGDGVVTSLKITGPAAPSWRKGPLHIAGRGPRDTYG encoded by the coding sequence ATGAGAGACGACGAGGCGATGGACTTGGTCCGGCGCACGCTGGAAGAGGCCCGCGGCGCGGCGCGAAGTCAGGGCAAGGACGTCGGGCGCGGACGCCGACTCCTACCGCCCGGCCGTCGTGTCGCGGGGACGTCCGGTCGACGTCGCTGGTCCGGGCCGGGTCCCGACCATCGCGACCCGCAACCGCTCGGCACCGCCGCACGCGAAGTGGCCAAGAAGCACGGTTGGTCGCTGCGCGTCGCGGAGGGTGCTGTCTTCGGCCAGTGGCCCTCGGTGGTCGGTCAGCAGATTGCCGAACACGCCACCCCGACCGGCCTGCGCGACGGGGTGTTGAGCGTCGCCGCGGAATCCACGGCGTGGGCAACTCAGCTTCGGATCATGCAATCGCAGCTGATCGCAAAGATCGCCGCCGAGGTCGGCGACGGTGTCGTGACCTCGCTGAAGATCACCGGGCCCGCGGCGCCGTCGTGGCGCAAAGGACCCCTGCATATCGCCGGACGGGGACCTCGGGACACCTACGGTTGA